AAGCCAGCTGAAGGAGTCACTACTACACCACGAGATCAGGGAATCCCTGCTGACAAAGGCTTCGCGCTTCTCAGACGCCTTTGAACATTTTCCATCGCCCATGGGGCGTCCCAGTCAATAGAAGCAGAGTCAAGGATTGAACCTAGGTTGTGACGGTCAACTTGGTGCACCTAAAATCTTTGCGCCAATGGGGGAAACGAGTATATTGTCTTCAGAATACTTCAGTATACAGTATACGTCAGAAGACTGCCATGCAGATCTACTTCACACAATTTTTTAAAAGTTACtggataaaaaatataatattttcccttcaaaatcaaatcaaattctACTGAAATTCAAACTTAATAATCTGTAACAttcttcattttaaatgaacaaattTTTTCTTAACAAATATCCTGACTGAATTGATTGTTTTATTAGGTAGGAGTTGTTTATGGTTGACTGCTGATGACATCACTTCCTCATGAAGTGGCTGATGACATCCATGGGCAGAGGGAAGATGATGGTGGAGTTCTTCTCTGCAGCGATGGTGGTGAGGGTCTGGAGGTAACGCAGCTGGAGACCAGACGGAGACTCTGAGATCACTAGAGACGCCTCCTTCAGGGCTCGGGAGGCGTTCATCTCCCCCTCTGCTGCTATCACctagaggagagagacaagttATAGAAGAGGTGTGGAAGAGATTAACTGTAGTTAAGAAACACATTAATATCAGCAATCacctctgtatgtgtgtgtaagtgtgtaaatgtgtgtgtgagtgtgtgtgtgtatcttcaCCTCAGCTCtagcctctgtgtgtgtgagtgtgtgtgtgtctcatcaCCTTAGctctggcctgtgtgtgtgtgtgtgtgtctcccctCACCTTCGCTCTGGCCTCTCGGCTGGCCTCTGCCTCTGCTGCCATGGCTCTCTGCAACTGTTGGGGCAGCTTCACATCCTTAATCTCCACACGCTCTACCATGATGCCCCATGGGTCAGTAGCCTCATCCAGACTGGCCTAAAGGAAGGGGACATATATTACAGTAACACATTATTACAAAGCCCTGTTATATCTCATCCAGACTGGCCTACAGGAAGGGGACATATATTAcagtaacacattacaaaaccctCATTCCAGACTGGCCTACAGGAAGGGGACATATATTAcagtaacacattacaaaaccctCATGCCAGACTGGCCTACAGGAAGGGGACATATATTAcagtaacacattacaaaaccctCATTCCAGACTGGCCTACAGGAAGGGGACATAAATTAcagtaacacattacaaaaccctCATTCCAGACTGGCCTACAGGAAGGGGACATATATTAcagtaacacattacaaaacattcatTCCAGACTGGCCTACAGGAAGGGGACATATATTAcagtaacacattacaaaacattcatTCCAGACTGGCCTACAGGAAGGGGACATATATTacagtaaaatgttattacaaaaTCCTATTACACCTGATCTAGGCAACTTACAGTACTGAATGCACACATCTCCAACCTGGTTCCCAGGGGAACTATATCTCCAAAGGTTTTTGTGTCAAAGATGTAATGTTTTATAGATGTAATGTGCCCTAATAGATATATAAATATGCCTTCCGATGCGCCACTGACCTTATTTCTGAAGTGGATATAAGCTTTTGCATCTATGGTTCTGTACCTGCATGCTGTGTGAGATTCCCTCACGGTCTGACAGCAGCTCTGCCAGGTTCTTGGTTCCCAGGACGTTCCTCAGGGTGGTCTGGGCCAGGAGTCGGGTTGAGAAGTCTGCGTTGGACACATTTGCCACAGAGGAGATGGGGTCACTGACCCGGAAGTACACGACCCCATCAACACACACCGTCACGGAGTCCTTAGTCAGgatctacaacacacacatatacacacacacacacacacacacacacacacaaagtgggACAGAgataaaggaagagagaaagccCACCGTGATGGTGTCTAGAACAGTACTGAGTAATGTTACTGTACTTAAAGATTGACtgtgcttagactgctgcccccgtgacccggccccggataagcggaagatgatggatggatggatggatggatgtgggAGAAAATGGATGTCAGCCCTGGTTAGTGTCCCTACCTCCTGGGGAGGGATGTCAAATGACACGGTTCTCAGGTCCACTTTCACAAAGGAGTCAGTGCATGGCAGTACAAAGAAGATACCTGGAAGAAGTTTATTATAGATATAGAACAATATAGACTGAATATGTGCACATACCCAcccacatatacaaacacagatACCTGGAAGACAGTTTATTATAGATATAGAACAATATAGACTGAATACttgcacacacccacccacatatACAAATACAGTGTCTGGTCTCTTACCGGGTCCCTTGGCTTTCCGATCTGTAATCCGGCCCAGTCTGAAGATGACAGCCCGTTCATACTCCTGAACTATCTGtaatacaacaaaatacagaGTTAAAACCCTACTCATACTATTAAAACATCTACACCAGGGGTGTCCAATCCacggagggctgagtgtctgcaggtttttagtttttcctataaattagTACCCAGTTCACCTAAACAACCAAgtgagggtagaaacgaaccaaatagtaacctaattagtcaatcaaatcAAGAGCAAAAAACAGACACTTGGcttggacacccctggtctaCACAATACAAAGTTAAAACTACATTAATTGCACTTAACTTaagcatacaaacacagacattctAAATAACCTTGGAAATAATGCAATAGAGTTTCCAAAGTAACGTACAAAACTAATGTGTTTTTCCTGCTTATACCACACTATACAATCAACAACATACAATGATCTACGTTCATTTgaattttcatgttttattaattaatttatgcTTCTCATATTTGTTTGCTGGAGCTGTGACCAACTCCTTTGTTCTATAAATTATAAAGCTGTATAAATGAACAACTGGGTGGCATTTTGTAGCACCCACACCATGAGAAAGCATaatccctaaaaaaaaaaacagcatttcggctggtatttttgtttgttccttttttaactctataaagTGATCAAATGGATATGTTAAGGGTACCAGGATAATATCATACTCTTGCGGACAGACAACGCCTGCAGTTTAAACATGACCTAGACAGCCCTTCGGCCCTCCAATGACAGGCTACTGGCATGAAATGTGCATCGGAGGTGCTGCAGCCCCACGTTTTGATGTTTAAGAAACTCTGTCCAGATTAAAGCAACTCCGCTAACTGGCTACGCAGCGCACAAGGAGTCTGACCAATGAGGTTCGTTTCTGACGTTAAAATGTAGTCAGAAATGGGTTTATTAAATCGGACACTTTCGGGCCACTGGACTTAGACAGGTGACTAGAGTTTGCATTGATTTGGAAGTGAACAAAGATTTTCACTCGTCCCCTTAAGCTAAATCAAATCAAGGATGAGGGGATCTTGTGCTTTGACGCATCAAACCAACTATGCGAACCTTCTGAGTAATCTGAGATTTTGACGTGTTCTAGatattctatttctatgaaTGCCTTTCAGCGTCTCACTCACCTTTATGCAGAACCAGATGGTGAAGGGAAACAGGAAGAAAGTTAACAGACCAGAAAGGATGACAAGTAACCAGCCACAGCAACCCAGGCCTCCTGAACCCACTTCAGctaatggagagagacagagagagagagagaggggagggaatgagacgagggacagagagaggggggagggaatgagacgagggacagagagaggggagggaatgagacgagggacagagagaggggggagggaatgagacgagggacagagagaggggagggaatgagacgagggacagagagaggggggagggaatgagacgagggacagagagaggggggagggaatgagacgagggacagtgagagagggga
This genomic window from Esox lucius isolate fEsoLuc1 chromosome 7, fEsoLuc1.pri, whole genome shotgun sequence contains:
- the LOC105011208 gene encoding erythrocyte band 7 integral membrane protein; translation: METQVKSAGKRRDLRQDDLIAEVGSGGLGCCGWLLVILSGLLTFFLFPFTIWFCIKIVQEYERAVIFRLGRITDRKAKGPGIFFVLPCTDSFVKVDLRTVSFDIPPQEILTKDSVTVCVDGVVYFRVSDPISSVANVSNADFSTRLLAQTTLRNVLGTKNLAELLSDREGISHSMQASLDEATDPWGIMVERVEIKDVKLPQQLQRAMAAEAEASREARAKVIAAEGEMNASRALKEASLVISESPSGLQLRYLQTLTTIAAEKNSTIIFPLPMDVISHFMRK